One Candidatus Omnitrophota bacterium DNA window includes the following coding sequences:
- a CDS encoding MFS transporter: protein MEKKGKIRQSLRNSFIDGAFCSAMIGFVDQYITPFAVALKATSEQIGMLTAFPNLVASLIQLKSADVTEHLKSRMRIIRIFVFFHAFMFLPILLIPLIFTTNRALWLILFVTMAASFNAFPGPAWTSLMADHLPARSRGKYFGWRNRLLGMITVACAILAGFILNIFGKDKLYGFMVILGLAFVSRFISWYFLSKMYEPPIKVTSEHYFTFWDFIKRTKQSNFAKFVIYVASISFAQNISGPFFAVYMIRDLNLSYGMYTIIVTSSTIATLLTMGIWGRHADVVGNMKVIRLTSFFIPVIPVLWLFSHNVYYLIIIQLFAGYVWAGFNLSIFNFVYDAVTPEKRTRCVSYFNVINGMAICCGALLGGFLAKSLPPIFGYRLLTLFLLSGVLRAVFSATILPMVKEVRRVEKISSLDLFFSITRLRPIEVEGEKDI, encoded by the coding sequence ATGGAAAAGAAAGGGAAGATAAGGCAAAGCCTCAGGAATTCCTTCATAGACGGCGCATTCTGCTCGGCGATGATAGGTTTTGTCGACCAGTATATAACGCCGTTCGCGGTCGCGCTTAAGGCGACGAGCGAGCAGATAGGCATGCTTACCGCTTTCCCGAACCTCGTCGCTTCCCTGATACAGCTCAAATCGGCGGACGTTACCGAACACCTCAAGAGCCGCATGAGGATAATAAGGATATTCGTATTCTTCCACGCCTTTATGTTCCTCCCTATCCTGCTTATACCGCTCATTTTCACCACTAACAGGGCGTTATGGCTTATCCTCTTTGTCACAATGGCGGCCTCTTTCAACGCGTTCCCGGGCCCGGCATGGACGAGCCTGATGGCCGACCATCTTCCCGCGCGCAGCAGGGGAAAGTATTTCGGCTGGAGGAACAGGCTGTTGGGCATGATCACCGTGGCGTGCGCGATTCTCGCGGGTTTTATCCTCAATATCTTCGGCAAGGATAAGCTCTACGGTTTCATGGTGATACTCGGGCTTGCTTTTGTGTCGCGGTTCATATCCTGGTATTTCCTGAGCAAGATGTACGAGCCGCCGATAAAGGTCACGAGCGAGCACTATTTCACGTTCTGGGATTTCATAAAAAGGACGAAACAATCGAATTTCGCGAAGTTCGTCATATATGTCGCGAGCATCAGCTTCGCCCAAAATATCTCGGGGCCGTTCTTTGCGGTATATATGATCAGGGACCTCAATTTAAGTTACGGCATGTACACCATCATAGTGACGTCCTCGACCATAGCGACCCTGCTTACCATGGGGATATGGGGAAGGCATGCCGACGTGGTCGGCAACATGAAGGTCATAAGGCTCACGTCGTTCTTCATACCGGTCATCCCGGTCTTATGGCTCTTTTCGCATAATGTCTACTATCTTATAATAATCCAGCTGTTTGCCGGATATGTCTGGGCCGGATTCAACCTCTCGATATTTAATTTCGTATATGACGCGGTCACGCCGGAGAAGAGGACGCGCTGCGTCTCGTATTTTAACGTCATAAACGGGATGGCGATATGCTGCGGCGCCTTACTGGGAGGTTTCCTCGCAAAGAGCCTGCCGCCGATATTCGGTTACCGGCTGCTGACCTTATTTTTGCTTTCGGGCGTCCTGCGGGCCGTATTTTCCGCGACTATACTTCCTATGGTAAAGGAGGTCAGGCGCGTGGAAAAGATCAGCAGCCTCGACCTCTTCTTCAGCATCACCCGGCTGCGGCCGATAGAGGTAGAAGGCGAAAAAGATATTTAG
- a CDS encoding ATP-binding protein produces MRPERQIFNIDPTDFAFALVKLLAVFGAMIWGLYHPMSPGAKLFFLVIIGIYFVYNLALYLCVFKFADKAPKIYFFELLVDLIFLSVIVPMTGGLNSTFTLGFFLLAAIHSFYYGLFASIGIALLVSGVYIFSCPDCLMKLHWTDISLRAGFLLLLAVTMGYLSERERQMHRQLVNAEQLAAMGLMSSQIAHAVRNPLSTISLNAELLAEQIKKCQGVDAKEAGTLIGSIMNEVQEVNDVVGEHLKFMRKSKSEYKSCDVNALLDSLVKFLEKEASRKGISFLKELEGNLPNAGIEDSQLRQIMLNIMRNSFEAMPSGGQIRVYTKKEKDGVEITVEDTGVGIARENLRRIFEPFFTTKDVGTGLGLYIARDMVITAGGGISCESKVNKGTKVKIRLPFVV; encoded by the coding sequence ATGAGACCGGAGAGGCAGATCTTTAATATCGACCCGACGGATTTCGCTTTCGCGCTGGTCAAGTTATTGGCGGTTTTCGGCGCGATGATCTGGGGACTGTACCATCCGATGTCCCCCGGCGCCAAGCTCTTCTTCCTCGTCATTATCGGGATATACTTCGTTTACAACCTCGCGCTGTACTTGTGCGTATTCAAGTTCGCCGACAAAGCCCCCAAGATATATTTCTTTGAGCTGCTCGTCGATCTCATCTTCCTCAGCGTGATCGTGCCGATGACCGGCGGGCTCAATTCGACCTTCACCTTGGGATTTTTCCTTCTCGCCGCTATACATTCTTTTTATTACGGCCTCTTCGCCAGTATCGGGATAGCCCTGCTCGTCTCGGGCGTCTACATATTTTCCTGTCCGGACTGCCTGATGAAGCTCCATTGGACCGATATCTCGCTGCGCGCGGGATTCCTCTTGCTCCTGGCAGTCACTATGGGGTATCTCTCGGAAAGGGAGAGGCAGATGCACCGCCAACTCGTCAATGCCGAACAACTCGCGGCTATGGGCCTGATGTCGTCCCAGATAGCGCACGCGGTAAGGAATCCCCTGAGCACTATCAGCCTTAACGCCGAACTCCTGGCCGAGCAAATAAAGAAATGCCAGGGAGTCGATGCCAAAGAAGCCGGGACACTGATAGGCTCCATCATGAACGAGGTCCAGGAGGTCAACGATGTCGTCGGGGAACACCTCAAGTTCATGAGGAAGTCGAAATCCGAATATAAAAGCTGTGACGTAAACGCCCTCCTTGATTCGCTCGTGAAGTTTTTGGAAAAAGAGGCGAGCCGCAAAGGCATCTCGTTCCTTAAGGAACTCGAGGGTAACCTGCCCAACGCCGGGATCGAAGATAGTCAATTGCGGCAGATCATGCTGAACATCATGAGGAATTCCTTCGAGGCTATGCCGTCGGGCGGACAGATCAGGGTCTATACAAAAAAGGAAAAGGATGGCGTTGAGATCACGGTCGAGGATACGGGTGTCGGGATAGCCCGGGAAAATCTTAGAAGGATATTCGAGCCCTTCTTCACTACAAAAGATGTGGGTACCGGGCTGGGGCTTTATATAGCGCGCGACATGGTCATTACCGCGGGCGGGGGCATATCCTGCGAAAGCAAAGTCAATAAAGGCACTAAAGTAAAGATAAGATTGCCGTTCGTGGTCTGA
- a CDS encoding amylo-alpha-1,6-glucosidase — MIVTKDAVREASPATDEVIRFGKEVCGDFQAASSREWIETNGLGGYASSTIIGTNTRRYHGLLVAAIGPSLARMVVLSKLEETLVLKDGSRYNLSCSNYPGGIIHPEGYRYLEEFRLDPFPVFTYKAGDVTIEKAVFMVHGENTTVITYKVLKSPGYLELLLQPLIAARDYHWVSMENSGFDRSVECLEGYIKMKPYGESPIIYLANNADRFERTGYWYKSFEYQREKERGLEYHEDLYSPGELGFLVKEGDKAYIVASTEGRKMRSLEVLESSEVLRHSEIAAAVNLKDNFAVRLANASDSFLIKRANGLSTIVAGYHWFWDWGRDALISLPGLTLALGRYDEAKDILLTFAKHCDEGMIPNRFPEKTKEPEYNSVDSSLWFFWAIHKFLEYTNDYDFIESNMLDCLEEIIQFYINGTRYGIKMDKDGLVATEDPDAQLTWMDAKIGGWVVTPRNGKAVEVNALWYNALKIMEDICEKLDLKYRHECARLAHLTKKSFEITFWNEAGGYLYDCVNEGGPDASLRPNQIFALSLPYRLIGKEKEKKVIDVVGKELLTPYGLRSLSPKDRNYRGVYSGDQRMRDACYHQGTVWPWLLGHFIAAYLNVYGRNKNTRQEARRFLAPLAEHIKDAGLGTVSEIFDGDPPYNPKGAISQAWSVAEILRVYKEELQ, encoded by the coding sequence ATGATAGTGACGAAGGACGCGGTAAGGGAAGCATCCCCGGCGACAGACGAAGTCATCCGTTTCGGGAAGGAAGTGTGCGGCGATTTCCAGGCCGCCTCATCCAGGGAATGGATCGAGACGAACGGCCTCGGGGGCTACGCGTCATCGACCATAATAGGGACCAATACCCGCCGTTATCACGGCTTGCTCGTGGCCGCGATAGGGCCTTCGCTCGCGCGCATGGTAGTCCTGTCAAAGCTTGAAGAGACCCTTGTGCTGAAAGACGGCAGCCGGTATAACCTCTCCTGCAGCAATTACCCCGGAGGCATAATCCATCCCGAAGGCTACAGGTATCTCGAGGAGTTCAGGCTGGACCCTTTCCCTGTATTCACATACAAGGCCGGGGATGTGACCATAGAGAAAGCTGTCTTCATGGTCCACGGCGAGAACACGACCGTTATCACTTATAAGGTGCTGAAATCGCCGGGTTATCTCGAGCTTTTGCTGCAGCCGCTTATCGCCGCGCGCGATTACCACTGGGTATCGATGGAGAACTCGGGTTTCGACAGGTCGGTCGAATGCCTGGAGGGATATATCAAGATGAAGCCGTACGGCGAGTCGCCGATAATTTACCTGGCCAACAACGCCGACAGGTTCGAGCGGACGGGATATTGGTACAAGTCCTTCGAGTACCAGCGCGAAAAGGAGAGGGGCCTCGAATATCACGAGGACCTCTACAGCCCGGGCGAACTCGGCTTCCTGGTCAAGGAAGGGGACAAGGCTTACATCGTCGCCTCGACCGAGGGGCGCAAGATGCGGTCGCTCGAGGTCCTCGAGTCGAGCGAGGTCCTGCGGCACAGCGAGATCGCCGCCGCGGTCAACCTGAAGGACAATTTCGCCGTGCGCCTGGCGAACGCATCAGATTCGTTCCTGATAAAGAGGGCGAACGGCCTGTCGACGATAGTCGCGGGCTACCACTGGTTCTGGGATTGGGGCAGGGACGCCCTTATATCGCTTCCCGGCCTGACCCTCGCCCTGGGCAGGTACGACGAGGCGAAAGATATCCTGCTGACGTTCGCGAAACATTGCGACGAAGGGATGATACCCAACAGGTTCCCGGAGAAGACGAAAGAGCCCGAATATAACAGCGTCGATTCGTCCCTGTGGTTCTTCTGGGCGATACATAAATTCCTCGAATATACCAATGATTACGATTTCATCGAATCGAATATGCTCGACTGCCTCGAAGAGATAATCCAGTTCTACATAAACGGGACGCGTTACGGCATAAAGATGGACAAGGACGGCCTCGTCGCCACCGAAGACCCGGACGCGCAGCTAACATGGATGGACGCGAAGATCGGCGGGTGGGTGGTGACGCCCAGGAACGGGAAAGCCGTCGAGGTCAATGCCCTCTGGTACAACGCCCTGAAGATAATGGAAGATATCTGCGAGAAGCTCGATCTCAAATACCGGCACGAATGCGCGCGGCTCGCCCACCTTACGAAGAAGAGTTTTGAGATAACCTTTTGGAACGAAGCCGGGGGCTACCTGTATGACTGCGTCAATGAAGGAGGGCCGGACGCCTCGCTCCGCCCCAACCAGATATTCGCCCTCAGCCTCCCGTACCGCCTGATCGGGAAAGAGAAGGAAAAAAAGGTCATCGATGTGGTGGGGAAAGAGCTCCTTACGCCTTACGGCCTTCGTTCCCTGTCGCCGAAAGACAGGAATTACCGCGGGGTATATTCCGGGGACCAGCGCATGCGCGACGCCTGTTATCATCAAGGCACGGTCTGGCCGTGGTTGTTGGGGCATTTTATTGCCGCCTACCTTAACGTCTACGGCAGGAATAAGAACACACGGCAGGAGGCGAGGAGATTTTTAGCTCCCCTCGCGGAACATATCAAAGACGCCGGCCTCGGGACGGTATCCGAGATCTTTGACGGCGATCCGCCCTATAACCCGAAGGGCGCAATATCGCAGGCGTGGAGCGTAGCCGAGATATTGAGGGTATATAAGGAAGAGCTGCAATGA
- a CDS encoding bifunctional nuclease family protein, with the protein MKLAKIYSLIFIPPLAQYVVTLEEVDGSRLIPIWIGVSEGTSIVMVLEGGKFKRPLTHDLTVNLIKALGGSLEKVIISDLKDNAYYATIILRQGDKTLEIDSRPSDAIALSVRTGAPVFIDEKVLELCPVINKPISEDEVKNFEKEIENLRPEEFFRKLDAEGGKTKGGL; encoded by the coding sequence ATGAAACTCGCCAAGATCTACTCGTTGATATTTATCCCTCCATTAGCGCAGTATGTCGTCACCTTGGAAGAGGTGGACGGCTCGAGGCTGATACCCATCTGGATAGGCGTAAGCGAGGGGACGTCGATAGTGATGGTCCTCGAGGGCGGGAAATTCAAAAGGCCGCTGACGCACGACCTTACCGTAAACCTCATCAAGGCGCTCGGCGGCTCGCTCGAGAAGGTCATCATAAGCGACCTGAAGGATAACGCCTATTATGCCACCATCATCTTAAGGCAGGGCGATAAGACGCTTGAGATAGATTCGCGGCCGTCCGACGCCATAGCCTTGTCCGTGAGGACCGGCGCGCCGGTATTTATCGACGAGAAAGTGCTAGAACTCTGCCCGGTCATCAACAAACCCATAAGCGAAGACGAGGTGAAAAATTTCGAGAAAGAGATAGAGAACCTGCGTCCGGAAGAGTTCTTCAGGAAGTTGGACGCCGAAGGCGGGAAGACGAAAGGCGGGCTGTAA
- a CDS encoding response regulator: MAKILLVDDDVEFGVAFSKILKSEGHEVSVALNTAEGLAALKKEEFDIVFADLSMPGENGLAFLKKSKKEFPAIPVVMITAFGDWDIYAKAIETGVSKFVNKPVKKEEITQAIKEVLEPQK, translated from the coding sequence ATGGCAAAAATATTGCTGGTCGACGATGATGTTGAGTTCGGCGTGGCTTTTTCCAAGATATTGAAGAGCGAGGGGCATGAGGTTTCGGTCGCGCTTAATACCGCCGAGGGCCTTGCCGCCCTCAAGAAGGAGGAGTTCGATATAGTCTTCGCGGACCTCTCCATGCCTGGCGAGAACGGCCTTGCCTTCCTGAAGAAGTCGAAGAAGGAGTTTCCCGCTATCCCGGTCGTCATGATAACGGCCTTCGGAGACTGGGATATATACGCCAAGGCGATAGAGACCGGCGTGAGCAAGTTCGTCAACAAGCCGGTGAAGAAGGAAGAGATAACACAGGCGATAAAGGAAGTCCTGGAGCCGCAGAAATAA